A stretch of the Elephas maximus indicus isolate mEleMax1 chromosome 3, mEleMax1 primary haplotype, whole genome shotgun sequence genome encodes the following:
- the KLHDC9 gene encoding kelch domain-containing protein 9 isoform X2, translated as MQARWAHSPPAYPGPMAVAVPPGGAGGSGWAWRPVARDALLARAFHSCTELRGRFYLVGGLRAGGAKDPSSDTVAFDPAGGQAVKVEARGGPRRSHHDAAPVGGRWLCVVGGWDGSRRVASVAALDAERGVWEAWTAAPGNCPPAGLSSHTCTRLSDRELRVAGREGGTRTQRRYGSLYTLKLDPSARTYCYKEEGCHTASRSGHCAALLQTPGPHPGHQLLLFGGCNSAEPEVAGHWSYGKIKAFLLPQGRTTYCSPLDGTACKACKQWAGVPAGALGTTASLVFCGGALCCAVWWRNSDQN; from the exons ATGCAGGCGCGCTGGGCCCACAGCCCTCCCGCCTACCCGGGGCCCATGGCGGTGGCGGTGCCcccgggcggggcggggggctCGGGCTGGGCCTGGCGGCCGGTGGCGCGCGACGCGCTTCTGGCGCGGGCGTTCCACTCCTGCACCGAACTGCGGGGACGCTTCTATCTGGTGGGAGGTCTCCGAGCCGGAGGAGCGAAAGACCCCAGCAGTGATACTGTGGCCTTCGATCCGGCTGGGGGCCAGGCCGTGAAGGTAGAAGCCCGGGGCGGCCCGAGGCGTAGCCACCACGACGCGGCGCCGGTAGGTGGGCGCTGGCTCTGCGTGGTGGGCGGCTGGGACGGGTCGCGCCGTGTGGCCTCAGTGGCCGCCCTGGACGCGGAGCGTGGAGTGTGGGAGGCGTGGACCGCGGCTCCCGGCAACTGCCCGCCCGCTGGCCTCAGTAGTCACACCTGCACTCGCCTCTCGGACCGAGAGCTGCGGGTAGCTGGCCGGGAGGGTGGTACCCGCACCCAGCGTCGCTATGGAAGCCTCTACACGTTAAAGCTGGACCCCAGCGCCCGCACCTATTG CTACAAGGAAGAAGGCTGCCACACAGCCTCACGCTCAGGTCACTGTGCTGCCCTGCTCCAAACTCCTGGGCCCCACCCAGGTCATCAGCTATTGCTCTTTGGGGGTTGCAACTCAGCTGAACCAGAAGTAGCTGGACATTGGAGTTACGGGAAAATTAAGG CCTTCCTTCTCCCCCAAGGAAGAACCACCTATTGCTCCCCGCTTGATGGAACAGCTTGCAAGGCTTGTAAGCAGTGGGCAGGGGTCCCAGCAGGGGCCCTGGGGACTACGGCATCACTCGTGTTCTGTGGTGGGGCCCTTTGCTGTGCTGTTTGGTGGAGAAACTCTGACCAGAACTAG
- the KLHDC9 gene encoding kelch domain-containing protein 9 isoform X1 — protein sequence MQARWAHSPPAYPGPMAVAVPPGGAGGSGWAWRPVARDALLARAFHSCTELRGRFYLVGGLRAGGAKDPSSDTVAFDPAGGQAVKVEARGGPRRSHHDAAPVGGRWLCVVGGWDGSRRVASVAALDAERGVWEAWTAAPGNCPPAGLSSHTCTRLSDRELRVAGREGGTRTQRRYGSLYTLKLDPSARTYCYKEEGCHTASRSGHCAALLQTPGPHPGHQLLLFGGCNSAEPEVAGHWSYGKIKEEPPIAPRLMEQLARLVSSGQGSQQGPWGLRHHSCSVVGPFAVLFGGETLTRTRDTICNDLYIYDTRNSPSLWFHFPCADRGLKRVGHRTCLWNDHLYLVGGFGEDGKTASPQVCILDLFV from the exons ATGCAGGCGCGCTGGGCCCACAGCCCTCCCGCCTACCCGGGGCCCATGGCGGTGGCGGTGCCcccgggcggggcggggggctCGGGCTGGGCCTGGCGGCCGGTGGCGCGCGACGCGCTTCTGGCGCGGGCGTTCCACTCCTGCACCGAACTGCGGGGACGCTTCTATCTGGTGGGAGGTCTCCGAGCCGGAGGAGCGAAAGACCCCAGCAGTGATACTGTGGCCTTCGATCCGGCTGGGGGCCAGGCCGTGAAGGTAGAAGCCCGGGGCGGCCCGAGGCGTAGCCACCACGACGCGGCGCCGGTAGGTGGGCGCTGGCTCTGCGTGGTGGGCGGCTGGGACGGGTCGCGCCGTGTGGCCTCAGTGGCCGCCCTGGACGCGGAGCGTGGAGTGTGGGAGGCGTGGACCGCGGCTCCCGGCAACTGCCCGCCCGCTGGCCTCAGTAGTCACACCTGCACTCGCCTCTCGGACCGAGAGCTGCGGGTAGCTGGCCGGGAGGGTGGTACCCGCACCCAGCGTCGCTATGGAAGCCTCTACACGTTAAAGCTGGACCCCAGCGCCCGCACCTATTG CTACAAGGAAGAAGGCTGCCACACAGCCTCACGCTCAGGTCACTGTGCTGCCCTGCTCCAAACTCCTGGGCCCCACCCAGGTCATCAGCTATTGCTCTTTGGGGGTTGCAACTCAGCTGAACCAGAAGTAGCTGGACATTGGAGTTACGGGAAAATTAAG GAAGAACCACCTATTGCTCCCCGCTTGATGGAACAGCTTGCAAGGCTTGTAAGCAGTGGGCAGGGGTCCCAGCAGGGGCCCTGGGGACTACGGCATCACTCGTGTTCTGTGGTGGGGCCCTTTGCTGTGCTGTTTGGTGGAGAAACTCTGACCAGAACTAGAGACACCATCTGCAACGACCTCTACATCTATGATACCC GCAATTCTCCTTCTCTGTGGTTCCACTTCCCCTGTGCAGACCGTGGGCTGAAACGCGTAGGCCATCGGACCTGCCTTTGGAATGATCATCTTTACCTGGTTGGGGGTTttggtgaggatggcaagacagcTAGTCCACAGGTTTGCATCTTGGACCTCTTTGTCTGA